A window from Cryptomeria japonica chromosome 1, Sugi_1.0, whole genome shotgun sequence encodes these proteins:
- the LOC131026789 gene encoding patatin-like protein 3, which yields MPLLDKMDSLPSDPPLEEVNPFIPSPIVGDGVVPDPIPLLFEDNIGESLAVDAPCEEEISINAIGSVQDIPIHLVIDMDNSAEIFLAMVEAALEYRKQNPQDIDLQYLRFVVLSIGTGEVSNEHYDAKTAKKWGMFRWLKPLIDALFKGTADVQKHQIELLWHKVTHSLRIEPRDLNGDLASLDNSSEKNLEGLRKLAEEHLQKPLDKDDFKGFDFNDVQNITYQKALDM from the exons ATGCCGCTCTTAGATAAGATGGATTCCCTGCCCTCTGATCCTCCTTTGGAAGAAGTTAACCCCTTTATCCCTTCCCCAATTGTGGGGGATGGGGTTGTCCCTGACCCAATCCCTCTTCTCTTTGAGGATAATATCGGGGAATCCCTGGCTGTGGATGCTCCCTGTGAAGAAGAGATTTCTATTAATGCTATTGGATCTGTCCAAGATATTCCCATTCATCTGGTCATTGATATGGATAACTCTGCTGAG ATCTTTCTGGCAATGGTGGAAGCTGCGCTGGAATATCGCAAGCAGAATCCACAGGACATAGACTTGCAATACCTG CGGTTTGTCGTGCTTTCTATTGGAACGGGTGAAGTTTCCAATGAACATTATGATGCAAAAACTGCTAAAAAATGGGGGATGTTTCGATGGCTTAAGCCCCTTATTGATGCACTATTTAAAGGAACTGCAGATGTGCAGAAACATCAGATAGAATTATTGTGGCACAAAGTTACACATAGTCTTAGAATAGAG CCAAGAGATTTAAATGGAGATTTGGCAAGCCTCGACAATTCTAGCGAGAAAAACCTTGAAGGTCTTCGAAAGCTTGCAGAAGAACATTTGCAAAAACCATTGGACAAGGATGATTTTAAAGGATTCGATTTCAACGATGTCCAGAATATTACCTATCAGAAGGCCCTGGATATGTAA